A stretch of Mycobacterium sp. ITM-2016-00316 DNA encodes these proteins:
- a CDS encoding M1 family metallopeptidase, producing the protein MTPAKKAARKAAHQPPVIDPYLPRNGNFGYRVSRYELDLEYKVAINRLAGTVTITAATLAALRTFTLDLSDALSVSKVTVNGRRPAQFRTSAGKLHITLGATLPAGAAMTVAVRYGGTPKPLRTLWGEVGFEELSNGALVAGQPNGAASWFPCDDHPAAKASFHIRISTESPYYALANGELLSKQVRASFTTWVYEQTEPTSTYLITLQIGEYNRHRLQKSPVPMHAVLPDRLRRNFEHDFGRQPQMMKLFTRQFGPYPLAGGYTVVVTDDDLEIPLEAQGLSIFGANHCDGRRSAERLIAHELAHQWFGNSVTVRRWRDIWLHEGFACYAEWLWSEESGGPSADERARSYHRRLKDSPQNLLLTDPGPADMFDDRVYKRGALTLHALRGVIGDDNFFALLRDWTTRYRHSTAVTDDFTGLAANHADVSLRTLWDRWLYSKDVPDL; encoded by the coding sequence GTGACGCCCGCCAAGAAAGCTGCCCGCAAGGCGGCACACCAACCCCCGGTCATCGACCCCTACCTGCCCCGCAACGGTAACTTCGGCTACCGGGTGTCGCGGTACGAATTGGATCTCGAATACAAGGTGGCGATCAACCGTCTCGCCGGGACCGTCACGATCACCGCGGCGACGCTGGCCGCCCTGCGCACCTTCACCCTGGACCTGTCCGACGCGCTGTCGGTGTCGAAGGTGACGGTCAACGGCCGGCGCCCCGCCCAGTTCCGGACGTCGGCGGGCAAGCTACACATCACGCTCGGCGCCACGCTGCCCGCCGGTGCGGCGATGACCGTCGCGGTCCGCTACGGCGGAACCCCCAAGCCGCTGCGAACCCTATGGGGCGAGGTCGGTTTCGAGGAGCTGTCCAACGGCGCCCTGGTGGCCGGACAGCCCAACGGCGCGGCCTCCTGGTTCCCCTGCGACGATCATCCGGCCGCCAAGGCCAGCTTCCACATCCGGATCAGCACCGAAAGCCCGTACTACGCGCTGGCCAACGGTGAACTGCTGTCCAAGCAGGTGCGGGCCAGCTTCACCACCTGGGTCTACGAGCAGACCGAGCCGACCTCGACCTACCTCATCACCCTGCAGATCGGCGAGTACAACCGCCACCGGCTGCAGAAGAGCCCGGTACCCATGCACGCCGTCCTCCCGGACCGGTTGCGGCGCAACTTCGAACACGATTTCGGCCGGCAGCCCCAGATGATGAAGCTGTTCACCCGCCAGTTCGGCCCCTACCCGCTCGCGGGCGGTTACACCGTCGTCGTCACCGATGACGATCTGGAGATACCACTTGAGGCGCAAGGGCTTTCGATATTCGGAGCCAACCATTGCGACGGCAGGCGCAGCGCGGAGCGGTTGATCGCCCACGAACTCGCCCATCAGTGGTTCGGCAACTCGGTGACGGTGCGCCGCTGGCGTGACATCTGGTTGCACGAGGGATTCGCCTGCTATGCGGAGTGGCTGTGGTCCGAGGAGTCCGGCGGCCCCAGCGCCGACGAGCGGGCGCGGTCGTATCACCGCAGGCTGAAGGACTCACCCCAGAACCTGCTGCTGACCGACCCGGGCCCGGCCGATATGTTCGACGACCGGGTGTACAAACGGGGTGCGCTCACCCTGCATGCGCTGCGCGGCGTGATCGGCGACGACAACTTCTTTGCGCTGCTTCGTGATTGGACCACCCGGTACCGGCACAGCACAGCCGTCACCGATGACTTCACCGGCCTGGCTGCCAATCACGCCGACGTGTCGCTGCGCACACTGTGGGACCGCTGGCTGTACTCCAAGGACGTACCGGACCTGTGA
- a CDS encoding lipopolysaccharide biosynthesis protein: MTDASAAVPARGPVTRGSVARVGVATALSALCGYAVLYLAARDLDPAGFSLFGVFWGAFGLVSGAANGLLQESTREVRAMRGQHRPAATTRPMRIAAVVGIGSAVLIAVTAPLWSARVFTEDQVLSVVLLSIGLAGFCLHATLLGMLAGVDRWTQYGSLMVTDAAFRVAIAATAFVLGWGLAGFLWATVAGSVAWLILLALSPATRDAARLTAAGSARTFLTGAFHSVAAAGASAVLIMGFPVLLKATTGELGAAGGVVILAVTLTRAPLLVPLTAMQGNLIAHFVDQSHRRLRALVVPAVAVTTIGGLGVVAAWSAGPWLLRSAFGPDYQAAGGLLAWFTAGAVAIALLTLTGAAAVAAALHRAYAAGWVGATLAAVALLLLPLDLETRTVIALLCGPIVGIAVHLYALAAADRG, encoded by the coding sequence GTGACCGACGCCAGCGCGGCGGTGCCGGCCCGCGGTCCGGTGACGCGGGGAAGCGTCGCCCGCGTCGGGGTCGCCACCGCACTGTCCGCGCTGTGCGGGTACGCCGTGCTCTATCTGGCCGCCCGTGACCTGGACCCGGCCGGGTTCTCCCTGTTCGGGGTGTTCTGGGGGGCGTTCGGGCTGGTCAGCGGCGCCGCCAACGGCCTGCTGCAGGAATCCACCCGCGAGGTCCGCGCGATGCGCGGGCAACACCGTCCCGCCGCCACCACGCGGCCCATGCGGATCGCCGCCGTCGTCGGCATCGGCTCCGCGGTGCTGATCGCGGTCACCGCGCCGCTGTGGTCGGCCCGGGTGTTCACCGAGGACCAGGTGCTGAGCGTGGTCCTGTTGAGCATCGGGCTGGCCGGATTCTGCTTGCACGCAACGCTGCTCGGGATGCTCGCCGGGGTGGACCGCTGGACGCAGTACGGGTCGCTGATGGTGACCGATGCGGCGTTTCGGGTGGCGATCGCCGCAACCGCCTTCGTGCTGGGGTGGGGGCTGGCGGGTTTCCTGTGGGCCACCGTCGCCGGGTCGGTGGCCTGGCTGATCCTGTTGGCGCTCTCGCCGGCGACTCGCGACGCGGCCCGGCTGACGGCCGCGGGCAGCGCCCGTACCTTTCTGACCGGAGCCTTCCACTCGGTGGCCGCGGCCGGCGCCAGCGCCGTCCTCATCATGGGTTTCCCGGTGCTGCTCAAGGCCACCACCGGTGAACTCGGCGCGGCAGGGGGCGTGGTGATCCTGGCGGTGACGCTCACCCGGGCACCGCTGCTGGTACCGCTGACCGCCATGCAGGGCAACCTGATCGCGCACTTCGTGGACCAGAGCCACCGTCGTCTGCGGGCGCTGGTGGTGCCGGCCGTGGCGGTGACCACGATCGGCGGCCTTGGTGTGGTAGCCGCCTGGTCGGCCGGACCGTGGCTGCTGCGCAGCGCCTTCGGCCCCGACTATCAGGCCGCGGGCGGGCTGCTGGCCTGGTTCACCGCGGGTGCAGTGGCCATCGCCCTGCTCACCCTCACCGGTGCGGCTGCCGTCGCGGCGGCGCTGCACCGCGCGTATGCGGCGGGGTGGGTTGGCGCCACGCTGGCCGCGGTGGCGCTGCTGCTCCTCCCGCTGGACCTGGAGACCCGGACCGTCATCGCGTTGTTGTGCGGGCCGATCGTGGGCATCGCCGTGCACCTGTACGCACTCGCCGCGGCCGATCGCGGGTAG
- a CDS encoding TetR/AcrR family transcriptional regulator — protein MARTQQQRRADTIARLLDASIATIVEMGYARASAAVIAKRAGLSVGALFRHYPTMGDFMAATGYEVLRRQLESFSKQVAQIPSGEPALPAVLSVLRDITASDTNAVLYELMVAARTDEKLRATLHVVLTEYSAKIFDAAGAVTPTDGLPDDARAVLTAILTNTFDGAAILRPVMADPEFEERKLAMLADMLGRY, from the coding sequence ATGGCCCGCACCCAGCAGCAGCGCCGCGCGGACACCATTGCGCGGCTTCTGGACGCCAGCATCGCGACCATCGTCGAGATGGGTTACGCGCGGGCATCGGCGGCGGTCATCGCCAAACGGGCCGGCCTTTCGGTCGGTGCGTTGTTCCGGCATTACCCGACGATGGGGGACTTCATGGCCGCCACCGGGTATGAGGTGCTGCGTAGGCAGCTCGAATCGTTCAGCAAGCAGGTGGCTCAGATCCCGAGCGGCGAACCGGCGCTGCCCGCAGTGCTCTCCGTGCTGCGCGATATCACGGCCAGCGACACCAACGCTGTGCTCTACGAGTTGATGGTCGCCGCCCGTACCGATGAAAAGCTGCGCGCCACCCTGCATGTCGTGCTCACCGAGTACAGCGCCAAGATCTTCGATGCCGCCGGCGCGGTCACGCCCACAGATGGACTCCCCGACGACGCCAGGGCCGTGCTGACGGCGATCCTGACCAACACCTTCGACGGTGCGGCCATCCTGCGGCCGGTGATGGCCGACCCGGAGTTCGAGGAGCGCAAACTCGCGATGCTGGCCGATATGCTCGGCCGCTACTGA